GCGCAAGCTTTGACGATGGAAATGGGCGCGGCGATCAATTATGCCCGAAGCGTTCAAGTTCCCCTTGCTGCCGAACATATCAAGGTGGCTCGCGACAATGCGGCCAGCTATTCGTTTCTTTCGCAACGGGGGCATACGGCGATCCTCCGCGAGCCGATCGGCGTATGCGGCCTGATCACACCGTGGAACTGGCCGTTGTACCAGATAACCGCGAAGGTCGGCCCGGCTTTGGCGGCGGGATGCACGGTGGTTTTGAAGCCGAGCGAGCTTTCGCCCCTTAGTGCGTTGCTGTTTGCCGAAATCATCGAAGATGCCGGCTTTCCGCCTGGCGTTTTCAACCTCGTCAACGGCGAAGGCACCATCGTCGGCGCTGGCTTGTCCGCACATCCCGACGTGGACATGATTTCCATCACCGGCTCGACCCGGGCCGGAATTTTGGTCGCACAGGCGGCGGCTCCGACAGTAAAACGGGTGGCCCAGGAACTCGGCGGAAAATCGCCGAACATCATCCTTGCGGATGCCGATATGACGCGGGCCGTGCCTTTGGGCGTCGCTGCGGCGTTTCGAAATCTGGGGCAGTCCTGCAGCGCGCCGACCCGCATGATCGTGCCGCGCTCGCACCAAAAACACATCGAGGAACTGGCAGCGGCAGCGGCTCTGGAAATAGTTGTCGGCGACCCGTTATCGGAGCATACCACACACGGCCCGGTCGCGAATCACGCGCAGTTTGACCGAATTCAGCGGATGATATCGATCGGCATGGATGAGGGCGCCAAACTTGTCGTGGGGGGGACCGGCAGACCCGACGGCCTGGATACCGGCTTTTACGTGCGGCCCACGATCTTTTCAGACGTAGATCCGAAAATGCAAATTGCCCAGCAGGAAATCTTCGGACCCGTCTTGTCCATTATTTCTTACGATACGCTCGAAGAGGCGATAGAGATCGCAAACGATACGGTCTACGGTCTGGGAGCCCATGTTCAGGGGACGGACCTTCAAACTGTGCGAATAGTGGCGGAGCAGATTCGATCCGGACAGGTGCATCTCAATTATCCGGCGTGGGACCCCAATGCGCCCTTTGGTGGGTACAAGCAATCCGGCAACGGTCGGGAATATGGCACCGAGGGCATGGAAGAATATCTGGAGATCAAGTCTATCCTGGGTTTCTATCCCTGAACTTAGTCGTGCTGAACTCGCCACGGCACTGGCTGAAACTGCTGCTTCAATATCTGCAGGAAACAGACCGTGCGCGCAACGCGACCACTACGGTTGTCCAGCAGTGCCACGACATCGGCATCCGGCAGTTGCCAGTCCGGCAATAACGCCACAAGACGCCCCCTGCGCAAATCCTCGGCAACGTCCCATTCCGAGCGTATGATGATGCCAAGTCCAGCTAGTGCCCATTGCTTGATAACCTCGCCATCATTGCTGCTCATCGCGGGTTGGATTCGCAAGGTCAATGGCGGCTTTTCCTGATGGCTGAACCGCCACAATGTAACATCGGCGTGGTCTTCCCGAATAACGGCGCAGGCGTGTTGGTTCAAGGTCTCTGGCCGATCGGGCACACCATGCCGCTCAAGATACGATGGTGCGGCGCAGAGGATACGGCGGTTGGGCGCAAGCCGATGGACGATAAGGCTGGAGTCCGTCAGCGGCCCAACATGGATCAATACGTTCCAGGCATCGCTGCGCAGGCTGACGGGATCCTCAAACAGTGACAAAGTGAGCTTGACCTCAGGGTGCTGCTCCCGCAGCTGCGCCATCGCAGGCGCGATGTAAAGCCTGCCAAAGCCGAAGGGCGCGGCCACCTGCAAATGCCCCGTCACGACCTGGCGACGCTCCAACAGCTGTTCGGTCATCTCCTCCATATTGGTGAGGATTTCGACGCCGCGTTGCGCCAACAACTGCCCCTCCTCGGTCAGGTGCAATCGACGGCTGGTACGCTCCAACAGCCGTACACCCAGCCGTTGCTCCAATTGCTGTAACCGCTGGGTCACAGCCGATGGTGTCACGTCGAGCGCCCGCGCCGCCGCTGCCAATGATTGGGCGGTGCTGACGATGCGAAAAAATTCGAGGTCCTGAGATGTGATCATGAAGGTCGATCTTAATACAACATGCAAGGCTGTTAAATAGCGTCTGAAGGACAGGTTGGCTACAATCGGTGCTTCATTCGCAGGATCACAAAGCCATGACTGATGACCTCCATGTTCCCTCTCTCCGAACTCGGCGCGCAGTTTGATTTTGCATCGACCCCAGACTGATTTGGAGCGGTAGGATAATGAGCCCCACAATTCACAGAATTCAAAGCGACCAACGGCTTCCGGAAAGAGTTGATGTCGTCGTGATCGGCGGCGGCATTGTCGGAAGTGCGGCTGCCTATTTCCTGTCCAAACGCAAATACAAGGTCGCATTGGTCGAAAAAGGCTGGATCGGAGGCGAACAATCCGGCCGCAACTGGGGCTGGTGCCGCCAGCAAAATCGCGACGCTCGCGAACTGCCGCTTGCCATGAAGGGCATGCAACTCTGGGATCGTCTCGGCGAAGAGATCGGCGAGGATCTGGGCTTTCGTCGTAACGGGTTGGTCTATGCGTCCACCCGCTCGGCCGACGTGGAGCAATGGGAGCGGTGGCGTGAGGTGGCGCGCCAGTTCGACTTCGAAACCCACATGCTCACCGCCGCGCAAGCAAGAGAAATGACCCCCGGCAGCACCAGGGACTGGATTGGCGGCGTGTACTCCCCGACCGACGGCAAGGCGGAACCTGCCCGCGCCGCGCCCGTCCTGGCGCAGGGCGCCCGGCAGAATGGTGCTGTTATTCATCAGGATTGTGCCGCACGCGGCCTCGATATCAGCGGCGGCAGGGTATCGGGCGTCATCACCGAGAAAGGCCTGATCCATGCCGACATGGTTCTGTGTTCAGGAGGTGCCTGGGCTTCCATGTTCTGCCGGCGGCATGGAATAGACTTACCGCAGGCAGGCGTTCGCCAGACGACGCTGCGGACCAAGCCAACCGCCGATATCGTCAAGGGCGGTTTTTACAACCCCGAAATCACACTGACCCGCCGTCTGGATGGCAGCTACACGATGGCCCTTAGTGGACGCGGGACTGTCGAGATCACACCGCAGGGCCTTCGCTACGCGACCCAGTTTCTCCCCATGTTCCAAAAACACATGAAGGCTCTGCGTATTCGTATGGGCCGCTCATTCTTCGAGGGTCCGGAAGCGCTTACGCGCTGGAATTTCGATTCCATCTCTCCATTCGAACGCATCCGCGTGCTGGATCCCGCTCCCAATGCAAAAATGGTTCACGCAACCGTTGCGCAAGCGAAAGCGATTTATCCGGCACTCAAGAATGTGGAAGTCGCGGAGGCTTGGGGTGCCTGGATCGACACGATGCCTGATGCCATGCCGGTGATTTCTCAAGTGCCATCCCTGCCGGGGTTCTTCGTGGCAGCGGGTCTCAGTGGGCACGGCTTTGGCCTGGGGCCGGCGGCTGGCCACCTGGCGGCCGACATCATCACCGGCGATGTGCCGATCTCCGATCCCCGCCCCTATCGCTACTCCCGCTTCTTCGACGGGTCGAGTCTCGGCGCACCCGGTGGAATATGAGTTGTCGCCCGCAGACAATTCGGCTTGATGTAGTATCCCCCTCGTCCGATCTGGCGCTGCTGTTCTCGAAAGATAGTTCCGTACCTATATGCTAGCTGCTCAGCAGCGACCTTGCCGGACCAGATGAACACTCCCTATCTGACCTGAAATCCGTGAGCGAGCGGGTCACGATCGTCAACGAATATCGTGTTGTGCCCAATGATCCGCGCCCAGCCGCCGATGCTGGGCCTGATGCCACTGAAGCTGCCGACCGTTGTCTCTTCTTCGACCTTGCCTTCGAAGATCGTGCCGATCAGGCTTTCCTGACGGAATGTTTCGCCGGCTTTCAGGCGGCCCTTGCCGTGCAATTGCGCCATTCGAGCCGACGTGCCCGTGCCGCCTGGCGAACGGTCGATGGCCTTGTCGCCGTAGAACACCGCGCCGCGCCCATCCGCCTCGGCGGAAACCGGCCTGTCACACCAGATGGCGTGATGAACGCCCCGTATCCGTTCGTCGTCGGGATGAACCGGATCGCAAATGGTGCCAAGCGCGTCGCGCAATTTCTGGCTGAGATCAACGACATCCCCGGCTGTCATGCCGTCGAGACCGGGCCAGCCGACTTGTGGCTCGATCACCGCGTAATAGTTGCCGCCATAGGCGATATCGACGACGAGTTTGCCGAGGCCGGGAACATTCACTTCCACATCGGCCGCATGAAGGTAACTGGCGACGTTGAAGATGCGGACGGATTCGACGAACTCGCCGGGTTTGTCGTACTGAATGTCGACTTTTCCCGCCGGCGTTTCGATCGAAAGCCTTCCCGGAATCCTCGGCGTTACCAGACCCTCCTCGATCGCCGCCGTAACAAGGCCGATCGTGCCGGCACCGCACATGGGCAGGCATCCGCTGACCTCGATAAAGATCACGGCGAAATCACAGTCGTCGCGGTAGGCCGGATAGATGACCGCGCCTGACATGATGTCGTGTCCGCGGGGTTCGAACATCAATGCCTGCCGTACCCAGTCATGGTTGCGGACAAACAGGTCGCGACGCTCGGATATCGGAAGATGCGGCAACAGCGGACCGCCCCCGGCAACGAGACGAACGGGATTTCCGCAGGTGTGGGAATCGATGCAGAAGAAGCTGTGGCGCATGTGTCTGTCTCTCCCTAGTGCCGGGCCTCATCTCCGCCTGATGCCCCCGCGACCTTGCAGCGCGCCCCTGGACAGCCGGTCGAGGAGAATGGCGATGGCGACGATGGCCAGTCCGGCTCTTAGGCCCGGCCCCATTTCCATGCGCGTCAAACCGCGTGTGACTTCAGCGCCCAGTCCACCGGCACCGACAAGGCCGGCAAGAACGACCATGGCCAGCGACAGCAGGATGCACTGGTTGAGGCCGACCAGAAGCGTGGGCGTGGCGGAGGGGATTTCGATCTTGAGGAGGATCGCTCGGGGCGAGGCGCCGCTCGCCTGTCCAAGTTCGAGCAAGTCCTTCGGCACCTGGTTGAAGGCGAGTGTGGTGAGGCGCAGCATTGGCGGCACGCCGTAGACGATCGTGGCGATGATCGCGGGCACGCGGCCCAGGCTGAAGATCATGACCGCCGGGATGAGATAGACCCATGGCGGTACGGTCTGCATGATGTCAAGCAGTGGGCGGAGGGCTGTCTCGAAACGTTTATTGCGGGACGCCAGTATGCCGAGCGGAAAGGCGATCGACACCGAAATGATGACGGCAACCGTGACCAGCGCCAGGGTTTGCATGGATTGTGTCCACAGGCCGGCGAAAAAGCAGAAGGCAAGCGCAAGCATCGTTACGATTGCGGCCTTGAGATTGATGGCGAAAAAGGCGAGCAACGTCGCGATCGCAATCAGGGCAAAAGCGGGCGGATAGAGCAGCACGGCCTCGATCGCACCGAGAACACTTTCGATGAGGTTGGTTACAGCGGCGAAAAACGGGTGGAAATTGGTATTCAGCCAGTCCACGGCGGGTGCGAGATAGATGCCCGGAGAAAATCTGAAGAAATCGAAGTTCATCTTGCACCTGCCTTGGCGCGACTGGTCGCGCTTTGTGTAAGCCTGTCCAGCACCATGGTCAGAATGACGATTGCGATCGCAGCATTGATGGAGGTGGCGATATCCAGCGTGCGTACCGCCCCGTAGATCGTTTCGCCGAGGCCGCCGGAACCGACGATACCCGCGATGACGACCATGCCGAAAGCCATCATCAGGCTCTGGTTGATGCCAGCCATGACGCTGGGTATAGCGAACGGCAGCCTGATCTTCATGAACATCTGCCACGGCGTCAGTCCGCTTGCGTGACCCAGTTCGATGAATTCCCGTGGCGTCATGCGGATACCGAGCGAGGTCAGCCGGATCGCGGGCGGCATGGCGACGATGAAGGTGGCGATGAGCGCCGTCGCCGGTCCGTAGCCCAGGAGGGCGATCGCAGGCAGGAGATAGATGTAAGGCGGCATGGTCTGGATCAGATCGAGAATGGGTTCGAGCACCCGGTCGAGCGATTTGGTGAATCCCGCAATAATGCCGAGCGGAATGCCGACCAGCAGAGCGAGGATCGTTGCCGTCGTGACAAGCGCCAGGGTGCTCATGGTTTCGGCCCACAGCCCCATCGTCGCGCAGAAAAGCAACGCGACGCCGGCGAGAATGCCGGCCGCCAGGTTGATCAGCCGCCAGCCCAGCAGGGCTGCGATGAGTGCGATGACGACGGGCGGGGCAAGCTGGAGCAGCCACAGGATGCCGTCATAGCTGCCTTCAAGCAGCCGGCTGACGAAATCGAACAGCCCTTCGCCATTATCGCCGATCCAGCCAAGGGCATCCTCCGTCCAGATATCGAAACGGTCCGTGATGATTGAGGTATCCATCTTGAGCCTCCAGCTATGCCGCCACGGATTCTTCTTCCGCTGTTCCCGCCACGCCGCGAAGAAGGTCGCGGGTGGTGACGATGCCGATGACGAGGTCTTTTTCGACCACCGCGACGGCGTCGTGGTCAGACTGCATCGTCAGATCGATCAGCGCGCCGATATCGTCCCGTGGCGACGCCCTGAGCAGCGTGCCGATATCGCACTGGGGCTGCGAGGCGGCGAATTCGGCAACCGGCTGCATGACCGTATGCGCCTTCACCAGATGAATTCTGGAGATGCCCGCTACGAAATCGGAGACGTAATCATCTGCGGGTTTCGTAACGATCTCCTCGGCGGTTCCCACCTGCACGATAACGCCGTCCTTCATGATGGCGATGCGGTCGCCGATGCGGATTGCTTCCTCGAGGTCATGGGTGATGAAGACGGCGGACTTGCCGAGCGACTTCGTCAATTGCCGAAATTCGTCCTGGAGCTGCCGACGGATAAGAGGGTCGAGCGCGCTGAACGGCTCGTCCATGAGAATGATTTCCGGGTCGGCAGCCAGGGCGCGGGCAAGTCCGACGCGCTGCTGCATGCCTCCTGACAATTCGTGGGGATACCGCGACGTCCAGTCGGCAAGGCCCACCTTTTCAAGCGCGGCGCGTGCTATACGGTTGCGCTCGTCTTTCGCTACGCCTCGAACCTCGAGACTGAAACCGGCGTTTTCGAGCACAGTGCGGTAAGGCAGCAGCGCTACGCTCTGAAACACCATGGCGATGTTGCGGGCGCGCAATTCGCGCAATTCGGCAGCATTCAGCCTGGCGATATCCTTGCCCTTCACCGTGATTTTTCCGAGGCTCGGCTCGATGAGGCGATTGAGAAGACGGATCAAGGTCGATTTGCCGCTGCCGGAAAGCCCCATGATGCAGAAGATTTCGCCACGATGAACCTGAAGGCTGGCGTCGCATACGCCGACGACGCAGTCGAAATCCTCCAGCACCTGCTTCTTTGACAATCCACCTCTGGCCACCGCCTTCACGGCGGTCGAAGCGCGCGCGCCAAAAATCTTCCAGACGTTCTGGCAGTCGACCAACACTTCGTTGGAATCACTCAATATCATATTCATTGTGTTCCCCACGGACCTGCTCAAGGCTGGCCTTCAAATTCTGGACGCGACGTGCGGATCACCCCTGGCGACCCGCACGCTTAGGGTTATTCGCCTTTGATATTCTCCCAGCGCTTCAGCAGATCGGCATGGCTGTCGGTCCATTCCTTGACCGCTTGGTCCATTGTCTTGCCGTCATTGACCGCACCATTGATCGCGGTGATATCGGCAAGCGGCACGTAAACGCTGGCAATGACCTCACGTGCATGCGGGTATTCTGCAGAGAAACCTTTCTGGCCGATCCAGTAGTAACTCTGTGGCGGCGGGAAAACGCCCTTCGGATCCTTGAGGAACTTGACGTCGTATCGCTGCATCATCCAGGATGGTTCCCAGACCGTCACGGCGACCCATTCCTTGCGGTCGATTGCCGATTTCAGAGCGGCCGTCATCGCGGCCGTGCTGCCTTCGACGAGCTGAAGCTTCAGACCGTAATCCTTGGCGGCCTTGCCGGCATCGCGCATCAGGCCCGAACCTGGCTCGATCCCGATGATCTTGCCCCCGAACTTGTCGGCGTTGTCGTTCAACTGATCCATCGAGTCGATCGTCACGTATTTCGGAACTGCGATCGCCTGGTAGAGGCCATGCGACACCGGCGAGATCTTTTCCAGACGTCGCTTGTTCTTGTCCCAGTAGTCCTGAGCGACGTAATCGGTCTGCGAGGCGAGAAGCTGGATGTCGCCCTTGGAGAGTGCCGCATAGGCTATACCCCATTCCGAGAACGACACGACTTTCACTGTGTAACCGGAATCCTCAAGTACTTTCTTGGTGATCCCGGTGATGGGCGTGAGATCCTCCCAGGACATCGTACCCACCGTAATCGTCTTTTCCTCCGCTTTGGCGGAGAATACCGTCATGCCGACCATCGCGGCCGCACAAAGCACCTTCCATATAGTCTTCATTGTCAGTCTCCTAGTTCTTGTTCCCATTCTTCTCGAAGGCTTCGTGCTTGGCTCAGCCCTCACATTGCGTAGGAGGGTTCATCCCTCGCGGCCTGCACGCAATTCCTGCAAACGGATCACCGAATTTATTCCGAGCCATGCGAATGGTTCCGGCGGGAGGCGGGACGGCGCGGGGTGATCCATGTATTGTTCGAGATGCCGGGAGGTGGTCCCGGTCGCCAGCTCTGCCGCCATCATGCCGGCGAGGGTGCTTTTTACCGTGCCGAGTCCATTCTCGCAGCAGGCGGAAAAAAGCCCTTCCTCGATCTCGCCGAAGGCGGGGACATGGTTGAGGCTCAGGCAAATACGTCCTGACCAGCTATATTCGAAAGGTATGCCCCCAAGACCGGGAAAGCGGTCGTCGAGCGACCGGCGATGCGCCCGTACCATCTTCGAAAGTTGGTGCTTCGTCAGGTCGAGCGTCGTCTCATACGTATATCTTGTCCGGATCGCGATACGCGACTGGCCGTCGGACGTGATCTTCCGGACGGTTGCCCCCATCGCATCGGCAGGAAGCAGCGCCCATTTGTCTTGTCCGGAAACCCTGCTGCCGTAATCCCTCGCGGCAAATGGCGCCGTCATGGATGCATAAGCGAAGATGTGTATCAGCCGCCCGCGAAAATGACCGAAGTCGTCAACATGGCCGTTGACCCCCAGAATGACTTTCGGGGCGGTGACGCTGCCCGAGGGCGTCGTGGCTTTCCAGGCACGGTTTTCGCGCCTGAGTGCCGTGACGGGTGAATTCTCGAATATATCCACTTTGGGCGACAGACCCGCGGCGAATTCGCGGATGTAATCCGCCGGCTGAATGAGAACTGCGCCGGGCGTATAGAGCCCGCCGAGATAATAGTCAGAACCGGTCAGGGCGCGCATCTGTGCGGCATCGAGGAGGGTGTGTTTCTCGCCGGCGTTCTTGAGAGATGCGGCGAAGTTCTGGTTCAGTGTCATGCCGCGCCGGGTTGCCGCGGCATTGATCTTTCCGGCCGGATCGAACGTCTGGCGCGACATTCCATAGTCTTCGGCCGCTGCCGCGGCAAAGGCTATCGCTGAGCGGTTCTGTTCCATTTCCAGTCGTGTGGCGTCGATTGCGCCGCTCGAATATTCACTGGAGGCGAGGTTGTGGGGAACGTCGATCATGAAACCGGAGTTGCGCCCCGATGTGCCTTTGCCGACTTCGCTCGCATCAAGAACGACAATCGTCTCGCCGGGATGGAGCTGGGTGAGGCGGCGGGCGGCGGAAAGACCCGCAAAGCCCGCGCCGATAATCAACCAGTCCGCTGTCACATCGCCCTCGAGGCGTCGAACCGGTTTCGAACGCTTGCTGATCGCCTCCCAGCCCGAGATGCCATTTTCGACCGGCAAACGCCTGACGGACAGGGTCGTCATCTGACCGTCTCGTCCACCGAACGATCGGAGACGTCGATCCAGATCGTTTTGAGTTCGCAATAATTATCGTGCGCGAAGATCGATTTGTCGCGTCCGCCGAAACCGGATTCCTTGTAGCCGCCAAACGGCGTCGTTGCGTCGCCTTCGCCGAAGCAATTGACCGTGACGACACCCGCCCGGATTTCGCGCGAGAGCTTGATCGCCTTGCGAAGGCTTCCGGTGTAGACGGATGCGGCAAGGCCGTAATTCGTGTCGTTGGCAAGAGCTACCGCCTCTGCCAGCGTGTTGAAGGTCGTCACCGACAGGATCGGGCCGAAAATCTCTTCCCGGAAAAGACGGCTTGCAGGGGGCACGGCATCGACGACCGTGGGTTCGATGAAGATTCCCTTCTCGGTCTTGCCACCGTGAACGATGGTAAGATTTTCTGCCTTCACGTCCTCGAGGAAGGAGTGGACCTTATCGAAATGGGCTTTGCTGACGAGCGCGCCGACGCGGTTTTGCGGATCGAGAGGATCGCCCATCCTCCATTCCCGCATATAGGCGCCGATCCGCTGCAGCAGCTCGTCCTTGATTTTTGCATGGACGATGAGCCTGGACGAGGCCGAGCAGTTTTCGCCCATGTTCCAGAATGCGCCGTTGACCACCTGCTCGGCGACGAGGTCGAGGTCTTCCGCATCATCCAGCACCACCGCCGGATTTTTGCCGCCGCATTCAAGGACGATGCGCTTGAGGTTGGAGTCGGCCGCATATCGCAGGAACCGCCGTCCCGTTGGCGTCGATCCGGTAAACGCTACCATATCGACATCCATATGCATGCCGATCGGCTCGCCGACCTCCTTGCCGCCGCCCGGAACGACGTTGAAGACGCCAGCCGGAATCCCGGCTTCATGCGCCAGTTCGGCGACGCGCAGGGTCGTCAGCGTTGTCTCCTCGGCCGGTTTGACGATCACCGAACATCCGGAGGCGAGCGCCGGGCCGATCTTCCAGGCCAGCATCAGCAAAGGGAAGTTCCACGGCAGCACGCAGCCGACGACGCCAACCGGCTCGCGCACCACGAGTGCAAGGGCGTTCGATCCCACCGGTGCGGTATTGTCATACAGCTTGTCGATGAGCTCCGCATGCCAGCGGATGGTGTGGATCGTGTCAGGAATGTCGACGGTCTGGCATTCGGAAACCGGCTTGCCGCTGTCCAGGCTTTCCATGACGGCTAGTTCGTGGCGATGCTGCTCCAGTAGTTTTGCGAATGTGAGCAAAATGGCCTTGCGTTCGCCAGGTGGCAGCAGGCGCCAGCGGCCGTCGTCGAATGCCGCCCTGGCTTTGCCGACCGCATAGTCCACGTCACTCACGTCGCAGGCCGAAATATCGGCGAGCGTTTCGCCGGTGGCGGGATTGATCGTCTTGAAGGTCTTGCCGGAACCGGCGGGCCGGAAAGCCCCGTCAATGAAGGCATTGGCCGGGAACTGAAGGTCTGAGGCAATCGCCTTGTATTCGGCGGCGGTCAAAGGTTCATGCATGATTGGCTCCCGACGCAATCTGGGCGACTGTTCGCTTCAACGTGGTAACGACAGTCTGGAGAGTTCGTTTTTCATCGGAATTGAGGGGGCGAAGCGGAGCCCGGACAGATCCGGCCCGAAGCCCGATGATTTCGCATCCATGCTTGATGGATTGGACGAATTTTCCGCATTCGAGAAAATCCATCAGCGGCAGCATTGCGGTCATGATCGCGCGTCCCTTGTCGAAGTTCTTTTCGACGACGCAGGCTTCGTAGAGTGCCACATGCTCGCGCGGCAGGAAATTCGAGCCCGCGCAGACCCAGCTTTTCGCGCCCCAGGCGAAGAATTCCAACGCCTGGTCGTCCCAGCCGCAGGACAGCGCAATCTGCGGGAACTTGCGGGCGAGGAGATGCAGATTGCCCATGTCGCCAGAGCTTTCCTTGATGGCGACGACATTCTTCGATTTGCCGACGCGGGAGAAATATTCCTCCCCCATCACCACACCCATGCGAGCAGGGTAGTTGTACAGCATGATCGGAAGGTTCGCCGCGCGATCAACCGCAAGCGCGTGGACGGCGTTTTCACGCTCGGTCGGCAGCGCGTAGGGCGGAGAGGAAACGAGAATGGCGTCAGCGCCGATTTCCTTGGCCGCCTTGGCATATTCAATGGAATCTTCGGTACGGGTGGCGCCGGTTCCGACGACGAGCGGCAGCCGCGTACCGATCACTTGTCTGGCGTAGGCTGCCAGATCGAAGCGCTCCTGGGCCGTCTGCGCGTAATATTCGCCCGTCGACCCACCGATGATGATGCCGTGCACCCGTGCTTCCATGAGCGACTCGAGGACAGCTGCGAAGGCGTCGCGGTCGATCTCTCCGTCATGACCGAGCGGTGTAATCGCCGGGGTATATATACCTTCGAATTTCAAGACGATTTCTCCATCGCTGAGACGGGCACCTCGACGAGAGCATCCGCCTTCATTCCCTGGGGTGCGATGAACATCTCCATGTTCTCG
This is a stretch of genomic DNA from Agrobacterium fabrum str. C58. It encodes these proteins:
- a CDS encoding dihydrodipicolinate synthase family protein, yielding MKFEGIYTPAITPLGHDGEIDRDAFAAVLESLMEARVHGIIIGGSTGEYYAQTAQERFDLAAYARQVIGTRLPLVVGTGATRTEDSIEYAKAAKEIGADAILVSSPPYALPTERENAVHALAVDRAANLPIMLYNYPARMGVVMGEEYFSRVGKSKNVVAIKESSGDMGNLHLLARKFPQIALSCGWDDQALEFFAWGAKSWVCAGSNFLPREHVALYEACVVEKNFDKGRAIMTAMLPLMDFLECGKFVQSIKHGCEIIGLRAGSVRAPLRPLNSDEKRTLQTVVTTLKRTVAQIASGANHA
- a CDS encoding NAD(P)/FAD-dependent oxidoreductase is translated as MTTLSVRRLPVENGISGWEAISKRSKPVRRLEGDVTADWLIIGAGFAGLSAARRLTQLHPGETIVVLDASEVGKGTSGRNSGFMIDVPHNLASSEYSSGAIDATRLEMEQNRSAIAFAAAAAEDYGMSRQTFDPAGKINAAATRRGMTLNQNFAASLKNAGEKHTLLDAAQMRALTGSDYYLGGLYTPGAVLIQPADYIREFAAGLSPKVDIFENSPVTALRRENRAWKATTPSGSVTAPKVILGVNGHVDDFGHFRGRLIHIFAYASMTAPFAARDYGSRVSGQDKWALLPADAMGATVRKITSDGQSRIAIRTRYTYETTLDLTKHQLSKMVRAHRRSLDDRFPGLGGIPFEYSWSGRICLSLNHVPAFGEIEEGLFSACCENGLGTVKSTLAGMMAAELATGTTSRHLEQYMDHPAPSRLPPEPFAWLGINSVIRLQELRAGREG
- a CDS encoding aldehyde dehydrogenase, translated to MHEPLTAAEYKAIASDLQFPANAFIDGAFRPAGSGKTFKTINPATGETLADISACDVSDVDYAVGKARAAFDDGRWRLLPPGERKAILLTFAKLLEQHRHELAVMESLDSGKPVSECQTVDIPDTIHTIRWHAELIDKLYDNTAPVGSNALALVVREPVGVVGCVLPWNFPLLMLAWKIGPALASGCSVIVKPAEETTLTTLRVAELAHEAGIPAGVFNVVPGGGKEVGEPIGMHMDVDMVAFTGSTPTGRRFLRYAADSNLKRIVLECGGKNPAVVLDDAEDLDLVAEQVVNGAFWNMGENCSASSRLIVHAKIKDELLQRIGAYMREWRMGDPLDPQNRVGALVSKAHFDKVHSFLEDVKAENLTIVHGGKTEKGIFIEPTVVDAVPPASRLFREEIFGPILSVTTFNTLAEAVALANDTNYGLAASVYTGSLRKAIKLSREIRAGVVTVNCFGEGDATTPFGGYKESGFGGRDKSIFAHDNYCELKTIWIDVSDRSVDETVR